A window of Argopecten irradians isolate NY chromosome 14, Ai_NY, whole genome shotgun sequence contains these coding sequences:
- the LOC138306994 gene encoding ceramide synthase 5-like, with translation METVQAFRNWFWNDSFWLPPNVTWETFENPPPGVYYPLERHLLFPSLALGVLLLGVRLVYERCIVIPFAKYMGLKPKKHYAIEKNPTLEAVFVSDQFPKQDQIKDLSKKTSLTERQIQRWFRHRRSQDMPGRMKKFTECGWHFLFYTVSFFGGMYVLWDKNYFWDSQHFWLNMGRQHVPNDVYWYYTIELGFYWNLIFTVVTDHRRKDFTETLVHHAVTILLLYFSFACNQIRCGTLVLLVHDAVDFWMAAAKMAIYLKKTKTADSLFAIFLVVWFYTRLYIYPFRIVWAASVQCLQYSPFFPVYWPLNILLWILQILHIIWTFMILRMVVAKLTGKDLKDVRSDTEQSSEEDEDVNRITHSNGHLSENGKS, from the exons ATGGAAACTGTACAAGCATTTCGGAATTGGTTCTGGAATGACAGTTTTTGGCTGCCTCCAAATGTTACCTGGGAAACGTTTGAGAACCCGCCTCCAGGGGTGTATTATCCTTTAGAAAGACATCTTCTCTTCCCTAGTCTGGCATTAGGAGTTCTCCTACTCGGAGTTCGGCTGGTTTATGAAAG GTGTATAGTGATTCCCTTTGCTAAGTATATGGGCCTAAAGCCCAAGAAGCACTACGCCATAGAAAAGAACCCTACACTGGAAGCAGTGTTTGTGTCAGATCAGTTTCCTAAGCAGGACCAGATCAAG gATTTATCCAAGAAGACAAGCCTTACAGAACGACAGATACAAAGATGGTTCCGACACAGGAGAAGTCAAGACATGCCTGGCAGGATGAAGAAGTTCACAGAATGCGG GTGGCATTTCCTGTTTTACACCGTGAGCTTTTTCGGGGGCATGTACGTCCTCTGGGAT aaAAACTATTTCTGGGATTCGCAACATTTCTGGTTAAACATGGGCCGTCAG CATGTACCTAATGACGTTTACTGGTATTATACGATAGAGCTAGGATTCTACTGGAACCTCATCTTCACAGTGGTAACCGACCATAGACGGAAAGATTTTACAGAGACTCTAGTACACCACGCGGTCACCATTTTACTGCTGTATTTTTCATTTGCATGTAATCAAATACGTTGTGGTACATTGGTGTTACTGGTACACGATGCCGTCGACTTTTGGATGGCA GCTGCTAAAATGGCTATTTATTTGAAGAAAACTAAAACAGCTGATTCTCTGTTTGCGATATTCCTGGTAGTCTGGTTTTACACTAGACTATACATATACCCCTTTAG GATAGTGTGGGCAGCCTCAGTTCAGTGCCTCCAATATTCTCCATTTTTCCCTGTGTATTGGCCCCTTAATATTCTGTTGTGGATCCTCCAAATCCTACATATAATATGGACCTTCATGATACTTCGAATGGTGGTGGCCAAGCTCACAGGCAAAGAT CTTAAAGATGTTAGAAGTGATACAGAGCAATCCTCGGAGGAAGACGAAGATGTCAACAGAATAACACACAGCAATGGTCATTTGTCAGAAAATGGCAAATCATAG